One stretch of Microbacterium terrae DNA includes these proteins:
- a CDS encoding DUF4287 domain-containing protein, whose product MSFQAYLDAVETKTGLTPRQLVDIAREKGFDETTKSAPIVEWLAADYGLGRGHAMAMVHVITKGPRISDKHVGSGGTHSDPTDELWLDGKATNPHP is encoded by the coding sequence ATGTCATTCCAGGCCTACCTCGACGCCGTCGAGACCAAGACGGGTCTCACCCCGCGGCAACTCGTCGACATCGCCCGCGAGAAGGGCTTCGACGAGACCACCAAGTCCGCCCCGATCGTGGAATGGCTCGCCGCCGACTACGGGCTGGGTCGCGGCCACGCGATGGCCATGGTGCACGTGATCACCAAGGGACCGCGGATCAGCGACAAGCACGTCGGTTCTGGCGGCACCCACTCCGACCCGACCGACGAGCTGTGGCTCGACGGCAAGGCGACCAACCCCCACCCCTGA
- a CDS encoding ArsR/SmtB family transcription factor, with translation MDRKYVDFRLAPDDLTAIRFGISPGHELCHAVRALQHPDRHPLLWGWLRAVRGRIPNEHFDVLSLIIRDEGYFPDFLTTTPAWDTSPADEAERLATIPPARFDLDMHKVLARSTGSRAAAVQRMIDHPDQARAMIARAWAAVWDAAVAPVWPQLERLLRADIAVRSRRIAIVGIGATVGDLHPRVQWHDGAVRVELSLHSEVLDCRGTGLVLVPSVMARTGCMVLTEPPAQPTLFYPAQGVTESWARDAASAERALSALLGPARAQILLTADEARTTSAVARDSGLAASTASHHLTVLREAGLITSTRAANRVLHVRSPLGEALLGGHSGG, from the coding sequence GTGGATCGAAAGTACGTTGACTTCCGGCTCGCTCCCGACGACCTCACCGCGATCCGCTTCGGCATCTCCCCCGGTCACGAACTGTGCCACGCGGTGCGCGCCCTGCAGCACCCCGACCGGCATCCGCTGCTGTGGGGATGGCTCCGCGCGGTGCGCGGACGGATCCCGAACGAGCACTTCGACGTGCTCTCGCTCATCATCCGCGACGAGGGCTACTTCCCCGACTTCCTGACCACGACCCCGGCCTGGGACACCTCGCCGGCGGACGAGGCTGAGCGACTGGCGACGATTCCGCCCGCCCGGTTCGACCTCGACATGCACAAGGTGCTCGCACGATCCACGGGATCCCGCGCGGCCGCCGTGCAGCGCATGATCGACCACCCCGACCAGGCGAGGGCGATGATCGCCCGCGCCTGGGCGGCGGTGTGGGACGCGGCAGTCGCTCCGGTCTGGCCGCAGCTCGAGCGGCTCCTCCGCGCCGACATCGCGGTCCGCTCGCGGCGGATCGCGATCGTCGGGATCGGCGCGACCGTGGGAGACCTGCATCCGCGTGTGCAGTGGCACGACGGCGCGGTGCGCGTCGAACTGTCGCTGCACAGCGAGGTGCTCGACTGCCGCGGCACCGGCCTCGTGCTCGTTCCGTCGGTCATGGCGCGCACCGGGTGCATGGTGCTCACCGAGCCACCCGCCCAGCCGACGCTGTTCTACCCCGCCCAGGGCGTCACCGAGTCGTGGGCACGGGACGCGGCATCCGCCGAACGCGCCCTGTCGGCCCTGCTCGGCCCGGCGCGGGCGCAGATCCTGCTGACCGCCGACGAGGCGCGCACGACGAGCGCCGTCGCGCGCGACAGCGGGCTGGCCGCGTCGACGGCATCCCACCACCTCACCGTGCTGCGCGAGGCCGGACTCATCACGAGCACCCGGGCCGCGAACCGCGTGCTCCACGTGCGCAGTCCTCTGGGTGAGGCGCTGCTCGGCGGCCACTCGGGCGGCTGA
- a CDS encoding LacI family DNA-binding transcriptional regulator, translating to MSEVVRPVGVRDVARAAGVSTQTVSRVINDHPNIRPETRMRVLEAMADLGYRVNNAARALGTRTTRTLGVVASDATLYGPSVGIAALEAAARDAGRWIATAYADAAVAASVADAADRLLAQGVDGLIVLAPHAATLEALTARSGSTPVAALHAGLGAERQAAGGALAIDHLVSLGHRRIARVTGPLDWLEATARDGGAAAALQSAALVPGPIWAGDWSASAGFGLAAEVAAAVRTPDGPTAVFVANDQMALGLIAGLREAGIAVPGDVSIGGFDDNPDAAFFAPALTTVGLDLAGEARRVVAEVLGEEAAPVAAPVLRVRASTAAPPARG from the coding sequence ATGAGCGAAGTCGTGCGTCCGGTGGGGGTGCGCGATGTCGCGCGCGCGGCGGGCGTGTCGACGCAGACGGTCTCGCGGGTGATCAACGATCACCCCAACATCCGGCCCGAGACGCGGATGCGCGTGCTCGAAGCCATGGCCGACCTCGGGTACCGCGTGAACAATGCGGCGCGGGCGCTCGGCACGCGCACGACGCGCACGCTCGGAGTCGTCGCCTCCGATGCGACGCTCTACGGGCCGTCGGTCGGCATCGCCGCCCTCGAGGCCGCCGCCCGCGACGCGGGCCGCTGGATCGCCACCGCGTACGCCGACGCGGCGGTCGCGGCATCCGTCGCCGACGCCGCCGATCGCCTCCTGGCGCAGGGCGTCGACGGCCTCATCGTGCTCGCCCCGCACGCCGCGACGCTCGAAGCGCTGACGGCGCGATCGGGCTCGACCCCCGTCGCAGCCCTGCACGCCGGGCTCGGCGCCGAGCGACAGGCCGCGGGCGGAGCGCTCGCGATCGACCACCTCGTCTCGCTCGGGCACCGGCGCATCGCGCGCGTGACGGGGCCGCTCGACTGGCTCGAGGCCACGGCCCGCGACGGGGGAGCGGCCGCGGCGCTCCAGTCGGCGGCGCTCGTTCCCGGGCCGATCTGGGCGGGAGACTGGAGTGCTTCGGCCGGCTTCGGGCTGGCGGCCGAGGTCGCCGCGGCGGTGCGCACGCCCGACGGACCCACCGCGGTCTTCGTCGCGAACGACCAGATGGCGCTCGGGCTCATCGCGGGGCTCCGCGAGGCGGGGATCGCCGTTCCGGGCGACGTCAGCATCGGGGGCTTCGACGACAACCCCGACGCAGCCTTCTTCGCGCCGGCGCTGACGACCGTCGGGCTCGACCTCGCCGGCGAGGCCCGACGCGTGGTGGCGGAGGTGCTCGGCGAGGAGGCCGCCCCGGTCGCCGCGCCGGTGCTGCGGGTGCGGGCCTCGACAGCCGCGCCCCCGGCGCGCGGCTGA
- a CDS encoding DnaJ family domain-containing protein, with translation MTEDPRVSAARYRAAHGGDGEVGGADGEAAPQAAAARAYSAADRAAVVETAIQQAIRRGEFDDLPGAGKPIPGLCDHHDPDWWIRRKIESEQLTGLGPPALSLRVEDAALDARLDGMRHESEVREALEDFNARVRHARMQLLGGPPVVTPTRDVDAEVAAWHARREVVATADEPEQTDAAAPRRRWWRMRDRPHR, from the coding sequence ATGACCGAGGATCCGCGCGTCAGCGCTGCACGCTATCGCGCCGCGCACGGCGGCGACGGCGAGGTCGGCGGCGCAGACGGCGAGGCCGCCCCGCAGGCCGCAGCGGCGCGGGCCTACTCAGCCGCCGATCGTGCTGCGGTCGTCGAGACGGCGATCCAGCAGGCGATCCGCCGCGGCGAGTTCGACGACCTGCCCGGCGCCGGCAAGCCCATCCCGGGGCTCTGCGATCACCACGACCCGGACTGGTGGATCCGCCGCAAGATCGAGTCCGAGCAGCTCACCGGCCTCGGCCCGCCGGCCCTCAGCCTGCGCGTGGAGGATGCCGCCCTCGACGCCCGTCTCGACGGGATGCGCCACGAGTCGGAGGTGCGCGAGGCGCTCGAGGACTTCAACGCCCGCGTGCGGCACGCCCGGATGCAGCTGCTCGGCGGGCCGCCGGTGGTCACGCCGACGCGAGACGTCGACGCCGAGGTCGCCGCCTGGCACGCCCGCCGCGAGGTGGTCGCGACGGCGGACGAACCCGAGCAGACGGATGCCGCCGCGCCGCGCCGCCGGTGGTGGCGGATGCGCGACCGCCCGCATCGCTGA
- a CDS encoding sugar ABC transporter ATP-binding protein, with amino-acid sequence MTVDLDTATPVVALRDITIRFPGVLALDGVDFFLRPGEIHSLMGENGAGKSTLIKALTGVYAIDGGTITVAGDDRVFSGTADAQDAGISTVYQEVNLCTNLSVGENVMLGHEPRRFGTIDWNGVHRRAAEHLAALGVLIDTRSALSSHSLAIQQLVAIARAMVLDAKVLILDEPTSSLDRGEVEQLFAVMRALRDTGVAILFVSHFLDQVYEVSDRITVLRNGRLVGEYAVDELPRDQLVSRMIGRELSELSQLSQTAERTIDRGGVPVLRAVGVGRRGVLSPADLDVFPGEVVGLAGLLGSGRTELVRLLAGADCADEGTVEVHGKPARLTSPRQAIDRRIVYSSEDRRGEGIIGDLTVAENIVLGVQAKRGAMRPMRAGEKDALVSEYIAALGVRPAAPDALVRNLSGGNQQKVLLARWLATAPELIILDEPTRGIDVGAKADIQRKVAELAAQGLAVVFISSELEEVLRLAQRVAVMRDRRKIGELDQSEVDLDRLIDYIANEGEGTDA; translated from the coding sequence ATGACCGTCGACCTCGACACCGCCACCCCCGTCGTCGCGCTGCGCGACATCACCATCCGCTTCCCCGGTGTGCTCGCCCTCGACGGCGTCGACTTCTTCCTGCGGCCCGGCGAAATCCACTCGCTCATGGGCGAGAACGGCGCAGGCAAGTCCACCCTCATCAAGGCGCTCACGGGCGTCTACGCCATCGACGGCGGAACCATCACGGTCGCCGGCGACGATCGGGTGTTCTCGGGAACCGCCGACGCGCAGGACGCCGGCATCTCGACGGTGTACCAGGAGGTGAACCTCTGCACCAACCTGTCGGTCGGCGAGAACGTCATGCTCGGCCACGAGCCGCGCCGCTTCGGAACGATCGACTGGAACGGCGTCCACCGCCGTGCCGCCGAGCACCTCGCCGCTCTCGGCGTGCTCATCGACACCCGCTCGGCGCTGTCGAGCCACTCCCTCGCGATCCAGCAGCTCGTCGCCATCGCGCGCGCCATGGTGCTCGATGCGAAGGTGCTCATCCTCGACGAGCCCACATCGAGCCTCGACCGCGGCGAGGTCGAACAGCTCTTCGCGGTGATGCGCGCCCTCCGCGACACCGGCGTCGCCATCCTCTTCGTCAGCCACTTCCTCGACCAGGTGTACGAGGTGTCAGACCGCATCACGGTGCTGCGCAACGGCCGTCTCGTCGGCGAGTACGCCGTCGACGAACTCCCCCGCGACCAGCTCGTCAGCCGCATGATCGGGCGCGAGCTCTCGGAGCTGTCCCAGCTCTCGCAGACCGCCGAGCGCACCATCGACCGCGGAGGCGTGCCGGTGCTGCGCGCCGTCGGCGTCGGACGCCGCGGTGTGCTCTCCCCGGCCGACCTCGACGTCTTCCCCGGCGAGGTCGTCGGCCTCGCCGGCCTCCTCGGCTCGGGCCGCACCGAGCTCGTCCGCCTGCTCGCCGGCGCTGACTGCGCCGACGAGGGCACCGTGGAGGTGCACGGCAAGCCGGCGCGCCTCACCTCGCCCCGCCAGGCGATCGACCGCCGGATCGTCTACTCGTCGGAGGATCGCCGCGGCGAGGGAATCATCGGCGACCTCACGGTCGCGGAGAACATCGTGCTCGGCGTGCAGGCCAAGCGCGGCGCGATGCGCCCGATGCGCGCCGGCGAGAAGGATGCCCTCGTGTCCGAGTACATCGCGGCGCTGGGCGTGCGCCCCGCCGCCCCCGATGCGCTCGTGCGCAACCTCTCGGGCGGCAACCAGCAGAAGGTGCTGCTGGCGCGTTGGCTCGCCACGGCTCCCGAGCTCATCATCCTCGACGAGCCCACCCGCGGCATCGACGTGGGCGCGAAGGCCGACATCCAGCGCAAGGTCGCCGAACTCGCCGCGCAGGGACTCGCTGTCGTGTTCATCTCGTCGGAGCTCGAAGAAGTGCTTCGATTGGCACAGCGGGTGGCGGTCATGCGCGACCGGCGCAAGATCGGCGAACTCGACCAGTCCGAGGTCGACCTCGACCGGCTCATCGACTACATCGCCAATGAGGGCGAAGGGACCGACGCATGA
- a CDS encoding NAD-dependent epimerase/dehydratase family protein: MRIALTGSTGKLGAVVLRELRSHGHDVTGFDVVGARGAGFVQLDLTDYGQVVDAFSGVDRSAPFDAVVHLAAVPAPGLRTDVATFHNNMTATFNVFWAAVRLGIRTLVYASSETVLGLPFDTPPPYVPVDEEYAPRPESVYSIVKTLEEQLSRELVRWHPDLSISALRFSNVMAPEDYAAFPAFDDDATARKWNLWGYIDARDGAQAIERALDAALPGFEAYMIAAADTVMTRPNQELLDEVFPGVAQARAFAPNETLLSIDKARRMLGFDPQHTWRSHVSGS, encoded by the coding sequence ATGCGGATCGCTCTGACGGGGTCGACGGGGAAGCTGGGCGCGGTCGTGCTGCGGGAACTGCGCAGCCACGGTCACGATGTCACCGGATTCGACGTGGTCGGCGCTCGCGGCGCCGGCTTCGTGCAGCTCGACCTCACCGACTACGGCCAGGTCGTCGACGCGTTCTCGGGGGTCGACCGGTCCGCTCCGTTCGATGCGGTCGTGCACCTCGCAGCAGTGCCGGCACCGGGCCTGCGCACCGACGTCGCGACGTTCCACAACAACATGACGGCGACCTTCAACGTCTTCTGGGCGGCGGTTCGCCTCGGCATCCGCACTCTCGTCTACGCGTCGAGCGAGACGGTGCTCGGCCTGCCGTTCGACACGCCGCCGCCGTACGTGCCCGTCGACGAGGAGTACGCCCCTCGGCCGGAGTCGGTGTACTCGATCGTGAAGACGCTCGAGGAGCAGCTCTCCCGCGAGCTGGTGCGCTGGCATCCCGATCTGTCGATCAGCGCGCTCCGATTCTCGAACGTGATGGCGCCCGAGGACTACGCGGCCTTCCCCGCCTTCGACGACGACGCGACCGCGCGCAAGTGGAACCTGTGGGGCTACATCGACGCCCGCGACGGCGCGCAGGCGATCGAGCGGGCGCTCGACGCCGCCCTGCCGGGCTTCGAGGCCTACATGATCGCCGCGGCTGACACGGTGATGACCAGACCCAACCAGGAGCTGCTCGACGAGGTGTTCCCGGGCGTCGCGCAGGCGCGCGCGTTCGCACCGAACGAGACGCTGCTGTCGATCGACAAGGCGAGACGGATGCTCGGGTTCGACCCGCAGCACACGTGGCGGTCGCACGTCTCAGGCTCATGA
- a CDS encoding ABC transporter permease subunit: MTADQLIAPARPTLRERYDTYMSRHAALMPTFAAIAILILLLIGAQFAFGNFIAPRNLSALLLNNAYLIILAVGLTFVILTGGIDLSVGSVMAFTGILCAKLLADGLPAIVAVPIMLLGGAAIGLLIGVLVQYFDVQPFIASLAGLFLARGLAFVVSLSSIKVEDPAVLWLQRTRFTVGDWYLTPTGILALLVVAVGVYVTQWTRFGRTIYAIGGNEQSARLMGLPVARTKVLAYVLCGLCSGLAGLVLTAYSGAGYPLNGVGTELDAIAAVVIGGTLLTGGSGYVLGSLVGVLVYGVIKTIIAFEGADPSWTRIIIGALLLLFVVVQRVIVARSERRR; this comes from the coding sequence ATGACCGCGGACCAGCTGATCGCTCCCGCCCGTCCGACCCTGCGCGAGCGCTACGACACCTACATGAGCCGCCACGCGGCACTCATGCCGACGTTCGCGGCGATCGCCATCCTGATCCTGCTGCTCATCGGCGCGCAGTTCGCGTTCGGCAACTTCATCGCACCGCGCAACCTCTCGGCGCTCCTGCTCAACAACGCGTACCTGATCATCCTCGCGGTGGGCCTCACGTTCGTGATCCTCACCGGCGGCATCGACCTGTCCGTCGGCTCGGTGATGGCGTTCACCGGCATCCTGTGCGCGAAGCTGCTCGCCGACGGGCTGCCCGCGATCGTCGCGGTGCCGATCATGCTGCTCGGCGGCGCGGCGATCGGTCTGCTCATCGGCGTGCTCGTGCAGTACTTCGACGTGCAGCCGTTCATCGCCTCCCTCGCGGGACTCTTCCTGGCCCGCGGTCTCGCGTTCGTGGTCAGCCTGTCGTCGATCAAAGTGGAGGATCCGGCCGTGCTGTGGCTGCAGCGAACCCGCTTCACCGTCGGCGACTGGTATCTCACGCCCACCGGCATCCTGGCCCTCCTGGTCGTCGCTGTCGGCGTGTACGTCACGCAGTGGACCCGCTTCGGGCGCACCATCTACGCGATCGGCGGCAACGAGCAGTCCGCGCGCCTGATGGGTCTGCCGGTCGCCCGCACCAAGGTGCTGGCGTACGTGCTCTGCGGGCTGTGCAGCGGTCTCGCGGGGCTGGTCCTGACCGCGTACTCGGGCGCGGGGTATCCGCTCAACGGCGTGGGCACCGAGCTCGACGCGATTGCGGCCGTCGTCATCGGCGGCACGCTGCTCACCGGCGGCAGCGGCTACGTGCTCGGGTCGCTCGTCGGCGTGCTCGTGTACGGAGTCATCAAGACGATCATCGCCTTCGAAGGCGCCGACCCGTCGTGGACCCGCATCATCATCGGTGCGCTGCTGCTGCTGTTCGTCGTCGTCCAGCGTGTCATCGTCGCCCGCTCGGAACGGCGGCGCTAG
- a CDS encoding ABC transporter substrate-binding protein, with the protein MALAATGCAGSSGGDGGGGDEVVTVGFAQTGSESGWRSANTESMKAAFSEENGFDLIFNAADNDAAAQIAAVRDFISRGVDAIVIAPIVEDGWDDVLQEASDAGIPVVLEDRTVTASDDLFASWVGLDFKKEGVMAGEWAAETFGDTPTKMVVLEGTTGSAPANDRAEGFDEAIAGTGIETIDSQTGDFTRDGGKTVMEGFLQKYGVDGIDLLYAHNDDMALGAIEAIEAAGGVPGEDIQIVSIDAVKDGMQALVDGKINFIVECNPMLGELAAGLVTDVLAGDEVEKQVYVEDQSFDQEAAAAVIDSRPY; encoded by the coding sequence ATGGCACTGGCAGCGACCGGATGCGCAGGCTCATCCGGCGGCGACGGCGGCGGCGGCGACGAGGTGGTCACAGTCGGCTTCGCGCAGACCGGATCGGAGTCGGGCTGGCGCAGCGCCAACACCGAGTCGATGAAGGCTGCGTTCTCGGAGGAGAACGGATTCGACCTCATCTTCAACGCGGCCGACAACGACGCGGCGGCGCAGATCGCCGCGGTCCGCGACTTCATCAGCCGCGGCGTCGACGCGATCGTGATCGCCCCGATCGTCGAAGACGGCTGGGACGACGTGCTGCAGGAGGCATCCGACGCCGGCATCCCGGTGGTCCTCGAGGACCGCACGGTGACGGCATCCGACGACCTCTTCGCCAGCTGGGTCGGCCTCGACTTCAAGAAGGAAGGCGTCATGGCCGGCGAGTGGGCGGCCGAGACCTTCGGCGACACCCCGACCAAGATGGTGGTGCTCGAGGGCACGACCGGATCGGCTCCTGCCAACGACCGCGCCGAAGGCTTCGACGAGGCGATCGCCGGCACCGGGATCGAGACGATCGACTCGCAGACGGGCGACTTCACGCGCGACGGCGGCAAGACCGTCATGGAGGGCTTCCTGCAGAAGTACGGTGTCGACGGCATCGACCTGCTCTACGCGCACAACGACGACATGGCGCTCGGTGCGATCGAGGCGATCGAGGCGGCCGGCGGCGTTCCGGGCGAAGACATCCAGATCGTGTCGATCGACGCGGTCAAGGACGGCATGCAGGCCCTCGTCGACGGGAAGATCAACTTCATCGTCGAGTGCAACCCGATGCTCGGCGAACTCGCCGCGGGTCTCGTCACCGACGTGCTCGCCGGCGACGAGGTCGAGAAGCAGGTGTACGTCGAAGACCAGTCGTTCGACCAGGAGGCTGCGGCCGCGGTCATCGACTCGCGTCCGTACTGA
- a CDS encoding ABC transporter permease, giving the protein MKKLLTHRLVWPIAALITLIVINTIARPQFISVTVRDGQLYGPLIDILRNSAPLMLVALGMTIVIATRGIDLSVGAIMAVSGAVALTVIDASGSPGSLGTVFVALLVALLVSLVLGSWNGLLVSVLGIQPIIATLVLMLAGRGIALLITDGFITTVTSAPYKFIATGYLIGLPFALFISAAAVAVIAVIERRTALGMLTEAVGINPAASRLAGVRARGIIFGAYAASGLLAGMAGILYSSNIMAADANATGQYIELYAILAVVLGGTSLMGGKFTIAGTVVGVFTIQTLESTILFLGVPSAQAPVFFAVVVIVVVLVQSPRLHAFVRGLFARRRSSSDAAPPPPTAPKPTDAPQTPAPAEVAS; this is encoded by the coding sequence ATGAAGAAGCTTCTGACCCACCGGCTGGTGTGGCCGATCGCAGCGCTCATCACACTGATCGTGATCAACACCATCGCGCGGCCGCAGTTCATCTCGGTGACCGTCCGCGACGGGCAGCTCTACGGGCCGCTCATCGACATCCTGCGCAACAGCGCCCCGCTCATGCTCGTCGCCCTCGGCATGACGATCGTGATCGCCACGCGCGGCATCGACCTGTCGGTCGGTGCGATCATGGCGGTCTCCGGCGCGGTCGCCCTGACGGTCATCGACGCGTCGGGCAGCCCGGGATCGCTCGGCACCGTCTTCGTGGCGCTGCTGGTCGCGCTCCTCGTCTCGCTGGTCCTCGGGTCGTGGAACGGCCTGCTCGTGTCGGTGCTCGGGATCCAGCCGATCATCGCCACCCTCGTGCTCATGCTCGCGGGGCGCGGCATCGCCCTCCTCATCACCGACGGGTTCATCACCACGGTGACGAGCGCACCGTACAAGTTCATCGCCACCGGCTACCTCATCGGCCTCCCGTTCGCGCTGTTCATCTCGGCGGCCGCGGTCGCGGTCATCGCGGTGATCGAGCGCCGCACCGCGCTCGGCATGCTGACCGAAGCCGTCGGCATCAACCCGGCGGCGAGCCGCCTCGCCGGCGTGCGCGCGCGAGGGATCATCTTCGGCGCCTACGCGGCCAGCGGCCTGCTGGCCGGCATGGCCGGCATCCTCTACAGCTCCAACATCATGGCGGCCGACGCCAACGCGACCGGGCAGTACATCGAGCTGTACGCGATCCTCGCCGTCGTGCTCGGCGGCACGTCGCTCATGGGCGGGAAGTTCACCATCGCCGGCACCGTGGTGGGGGTCTTCACGATCCAGACCCTCGAATCCACGATCCTGTTCCTCGGCGTGCCCTCCGCCCAGGCGCCGGTGTTCTTCGCCGTCGTCGTCATCGTCGTGGTGCTCGTGCAGTCGCCGCGGCTCCACGCGTTCGTGCGCGGGCTGTTCGCCCGGCGCCGGTCGTCATCGGACGCCGCGCCACCGCCGCCGACCGCCCCGAAGCCCACCGACGCACCCCAGACCCCGGCACCCGCGGAGGTGGCATCATGA
- a CDS encoding cupin domain-containing protein, with the protein MTAITTDPRSRHVVAAETLRVGAGRLRRFVGREHGAGISYFFVDNEPGEGPGLHRHPYPETWVVLDGQVRITVDGETIDAGPGDTATAPAGAWHGFMNTGTGRLRILCIHASDRIIQEWKDAPGILDIPSAD; encoded by the coding sequence ATGACCGCCATCACCACCGACCCGCGTTCGCGCCACGTCGTCGCAGCCGAGACGCTGCGCGTCGGCGCCGGACGCCTCCGTCGATTCGTCGGCCGCGAGCACGGTGCCGGCATCTCGTACTTCTTCGTCGACAACGAGCCGGGCGAAGGTCCGGGGCTGCACCGACACCCCTATCCCGAGACCTGGGTCGTCCTCGACGGGCAGGTGCGGATCACCGTCGACGGCGAGACCATCGACGCCGGGCCCGGCGACACCGCGACCGCGCCGGCCGGGGCGTGGCACGGTTTCATGAACACCGGCACCGGGCGCCTCCGGATCCTGTGCATCCACGCCTCGGATCGCATCATCCAGGAGTGGAAGGACGCTCCGGGTATCCTCGACATCCCCTCTGCGGATTGA
- a CDS encoding sugar ABC transporter ATP-binding protein — protein sequence MDERRPLMELRGATVRFGAEAALDAVAFRVFPGEVHSLMGENGAGKSTLIKAMTGALQLDEGTMTLDGAPVRFRTPADALDAGVSTVYQEIDLLPNLTVAENICLGREPRRLGTIDWKAMRRRAADVLAELGLTIDPASVLSHHSLAVQQLVAIARAISIDVRVLVLDEPTSSLDVDEVAELFRVVRELTERGVAVVFISHFLDQVYEIADRITVLRGGRLVGEYVPAELLRIDLVEKMLGRSATGIGARTRTEPPDESDAAVFLRARGVTATPGISDADVELREGDVLGVAGLLGSGRTELARALTGIDRLDAGVITIAGGDGPPGSPRAAISLGVVYSSENRRTEGIIADLSVQQNITLALQAERGVFHRMPAQRQRELAQSWIDALDIRPADPDRPAGTLSGGNQQKVLLARLLALSPRVLVLDEPTRGIDVGAKVEIQNLVAELADNGLSVMFISAELEEVLRVASRVAILRAGRIVETVAADALTVDSLLALVAQAEDADDEDRP from the coding sequence ATGGACGAGCGACGGCCGCTCATGGAGCTCCGCGGCGCGACGGTGCGATTCGGCGCGGAAGCAGCGCTCGACGCCGTCGCCTTCCGCGTGTTCCCCGGTGAGGTGCACTCGCTCATGGGCGAGAACGGTGCGGGCAAGTCGACGCTGATCAAGGCGATGACCGGAGCGCTCCAGCTCGACGAGGGCACGATGACGCTCGACGGGGCGCCGGTGCGGTTCCGCACCCCGGCGGATGCGCTCGATGCGGGCGTGAGCACGGTCTACCAGGAGATCGACCTGCTCCCGAACCTCACCGTCGCGGAGAACATCTGCCTCGGGCGCGAACCCCGCCGCCTCGGCACGATCGACTGGAAGGCGATGCGCCGGCGCGCGGCCGACGTGCTCGCCGAGCTCGGACTGACGATCGATCCCGCGTCGGTGCTCTCGCACCATTCGCTCGCCGTGCAGCAGCTCGTCGCGATCGCCCGGGCGATCTCGATCGACGTGCGCGTGCTCGTCCTCGACGAGCCGACCTCGAGTCTCGACGTCGACGAGGTGGCCGAGCTCTTCCGCGTCGTGCGCGAGCTCACCGAACGCGGAGTCGCCGTCGTCTTCATCTCGCACTTCCTCGACCAGGTGTACGAGATCGCCGACCGAATCACCGTGCTCCGCGGCGGCAGACTCGTCGGCGAGTACGTGCCGGCGGAGCTGCTGCGGATCGACCTCGTCGAGAAGATGCTCGGCCGAAGCGCGACGGGCATCGGCGCCCGCACGCGCACGGAGCCGCCCGACGAATCGGATGCCGCGGTCTTCCTGCGCGCGCGCGGCGTCACGGCGACGCCGGGCATCTCCGACGCCGACGTCGAGCTGCGCGAAGGCGATGTGCTCGGGGTCGCGGGCCTGCTCGGCTCGGGGCGCACCGAGCTCGCCCGCGCGCTCACCGGGATCGACCGTCTCGACGCCGGCGTGATCACGATCGCGGGCGGCGACGGGCCGCCCGGATCGCCGCGCGCCGCGATCTCGCTCGGGGTGGTGTACTCGTCGGAGAACCGCCGCACCGAGGGGATCATCGCCGACCTCAGCGTGCAGCAGAACATCACCCTGGCCCTCCAGGCGGAGCGCGGCGTGTTCCATCGCATGCCCGCGCAGCGGCAGCGGGAGCTCGCCCAGAGCTGGATCGACGCCCTCGACATCCGCCCGGCCGACCCCGACCGGCCCGCCGGCACGCTCTCGGGCGGCAACCAGCAGAAGGTGCTGCTGGCACGCCTCCTCGCACTGTCGCCGCGGGTGCTCGTGCTCGACGAGCCGACGCGCGGCATCGACGTCGGCGCCAAGGTCGAGATCCAGAACCTCGTCGCCGAGCTCGCCGACAACGGGCTGTCGGTGATGTTCATCTCGGCGGAACTCGAAGAGGTGCTCCGCGTGGCGTCACGAGTCGCCATTCTCCGTGCGGGCAGAATCGTCGAGACGGTCGCGGCCGATGCACTCACCGTCGATTCCCTCCTCGCCCTCGTCGCGCAGGCCGAGGATGCCGACGACGAGGATCGCCCGTGA